From a region of the Neobacillus niacini genome:
- a CDS encoding pyridoxal phosphate-dependent aminotransferase, translating to MKNNKFIIKASNQMGRLPNQFFSTLVEKVNGFIGLGYDVINLGQGNPDLPTPPHIVQSLQKAALNPINHKYPPFTGKIELKKAICTWYQEEYGVTLDPEKEVAILFGAKTGLIEISQILLNPGDIALVPDPGYPDYWSGIAIAGAKMVQMPLDYSNGCFPDFSKITTNQCRDAKLMFLNYPSNPTGACATNSFFDEAIRFAEKNNIVIAHDFAYGAIGFDGHRPISFLSRPGAKDVGIEFYTLSKTYNMAGWRVGFALGNHELIQLINQFQDHYFVSLFGGIQDAAITALTSSQECVRKLVNTYELRRNALFEELQKLGWSAPLPKGSFFAWLPVPIGYTSSEFADTLLEKAKVVVAPGIGFGEHGEGYVRLGLLSEEGRIREAVQRISKLSIF from the coding sequence GTGAAAAATAACAAATTTATTATCAAAGCATCTAACCAAATGGGACGTCTGCCAAATCAGTTTTTCTCTACATTAGTTGAGAAAGTAAATGGTTTTATTGGTTTAGGGTACGACGTTATTAATCTTGGACAAGGCAATCCAGACCTTCCTACCCCACCTCATATTGTTCAATCGTTACAAAAAGCAGCACTAAACCCGATCAATCATAAATATCCACCTTTTACAGGTAAGATTGAACTGAAGAAAGCCATCTGTACTTGGTATCAAGAGGAATATGGAGTTACATTGGATCCGGAAAAGGAAGTTGCTATATTGTTTGGCGCAAAAACCGGACTCATAGAAATTTCACAAATTTTATTAAATCCAGGTGATATTGCACTTGTTCCTGACCCAGGATATCCTGATTATTGGTCTGGAATTGCTATTGCGGGTGCTAAAATGGTTCAGATGCCACTAGATTATTCCAATGGATGTTTCCCGGATTTTTCTAAAATAACAACTAACCAGTGTAGAGACGCCAAATTAATGTTTTTAAATTATCCATCAAATCCGACAGGAGCTTGTGCGACAAATTCCTTCTTTGATGAAGCTATTCGCTTTGCCGAAAAAAACAATATTGTGATTGCTCACGATTTTGCCTATGGAGCAATCGGCTTTGATGGGCACAGACCAATCAGCTTTTTATCCCGTCCGGGTGCTAAGGATGTTGGCATCGAATTTTATACACTGTCGAAAACCTATAATATGGCAGGGTGGCGCGTCGGATTCGCTCTTGGTAATCATGAGCTGATTCAATTAATCAATCAATTTCAAGACCACTATTTTGTCAGCTTGTTTGGCGGGATTCAAGATGCAGCGATTACAGCATTAACCTCATCACAAGAATGCGTTCGTAAACTTGTTAATACCTATGAATTACGTCGAAACGCCTTATTTGAAGAACTCCAAAAGCTTGGTTGGAGTGCTCCACTTCCTAAAGGATCATTCTTTGCCTGGCTGCCAGTTCCAATAGGGTACACATCTAGCGAATTTGCCGATACCTTATTAGAGAAAGCAAAGGTTGTAGTAGCACCAGGTATTGGATTTGGAGAACATGGTGAGGGGTATGTTCGATTAGGATTGCTTTCCGAAGAGGGACGGATTCGAGAAGCTGTGCAGCGGATTTCTAAGCTATCAATCTTTTAA
- a CDS encoding MFS transporter: MDKQNSKFRWVVFASVLFTYFLMASQRTAPGLITDQVMRDFNVTASTIGLLTSIQFFVYTSLQVPMGILADRHGPNFFLIIGAILTGLGTIIYSLGTHESVLFFARILTGTGDATIWVNMVLILGQWFKVKEFVRLIGIAGMTGSLGFLLATVPFSLLIDFFGWRSAFLSAGILLCLCGLLLYFVLIKKTKQIFVNELVSIKQEVQREKMWILLRRLVSNRQAWALFLCHFGIVGAYVGFIGSWAVPYGMNMYGMTRSDASQLIMIGLIGALIGAPLSSWISSRLETIKRPYVVIHIIILLCWSTFLLFNGNPPLFMLIMLFFIIGFGYGASALTFAVVRQTFPLKESGIISGFANTGGFLSAVLLPSIFGMVLDHFQSASGSAGNGYFYGFITPVIFSLVGLLGVSSIKEKRKETDQSSER, translated from the coding sequence TTGGATAAACAAAATAGCAAATTTAGATGGGTAGTATTTGCTTCTGTATTGTTTACTTACTTTTTAATGGCAAGCCAACGAACAGCTCCAGGATTAATAACTGACCAAGTAATGAGGGACTTTAATGTTACGGCATCAACGATTGGGTTACTGACAAGTATTCAATTTTTTGTATATACTAGTTTACAAGTTCCGATGGGGATATTAGCTGACCGTCATGGACCTAATTTTTTTCTCATCATAGGGGCCATTCTTACAGGATTAGGTACCATTATCTATAGTCTTGGTACGCATGAATCCGTCCTGTTTTTTGCCAGAATCCTTACGGGGACAGGGGATGCGACCATCTGGGTCAATATGGTGTTAATTTTAGGCCAATGGTTTAAAGTAAAGGAATTCGTCCGATTGATTGGAATCGCGGGAATGACAGGAAGTCTTGGTTTTCTCTTGGCGACAGTCCCTTTCTCCTTATTGATTGACTTCTTTGGCTGGAGATCGGCATTTCTTTCAGCTGGAATACTACTATGTCTATGTGGATTACTTCTCTATTTTGTGCTGATAAAAAAAACAAAACAAATCTTTGTTAACGAATTGGTTTCTATCAAACAAGAGGTTCAACGTGAAAAGATGTGGATTCTACTACGAAGGTTAGTTTCAAATCGACAGGCATGGGCTTTATTCCTGTGTCACTTTGGTATTGTTGGCGCGTATGTTGGGTTTATCGGTTCATGGGCAGTACCTTATGGGATGAATATGTATGGCATGACACGTTCAGACGCGAGTCAACTTATCATGATTGGGCTTATCGGGGCACTAATTGGAGCTCCACTGTCTAGTTGGATTTCAAGCCGCTTGGAAACCATAAAACGTCCTTATGTTGTTATTCATATTATTATTTTATTATGCTGGTCTACTTTTCTTTTATTTAATGGGAATCCTCCGCTTTTCATGCTGATCATGCTTTTTTTTATTATTGGTTTTGGATATGGAGCAAGTGCCTTAACCTTTGCTGTCGTTCGTCAAACCTTTCCTTTAAAAGAATCTGGTATTATATCTGGGTTTGCGAATACAGGTGGATTTCTGAGTGCCGTCCTGCTCCCGAGTATTTTTGGAATGGTATTGGATCATTTTCAGAGTGCTTCAGGGAGTGCCGGTAATGGATACTTCTACGGATTCATCACACCCGTTATATTTTCATTAGTTGGTTTGTTGGGAGTAAGTTCTATTAAGGAAAAGCGTAAGGAAACAGACCAATCAAGTGAAAGATAA
- the abc-f gene encoding ribosomal protection-like ABC-F family protein: MLEMKLHGVKKFMEATLVVKNITFEAYEGDKVGIVGANGSGKSTILKLIAGFEKMHYYPGYPQTSSPGYDEGLINLPRGASKAYLEQSPVYPEGLRVIDVLNLAFEEIVCIENQMRELEIQMKMLEDNALEKALKKYSDLVELFEVKGGYEREEKLSKVCTGLNFTESFLNKDFDLLSGGEKTTVVLGKLLIHNPDILLLDEPTNHLDMEAIEWLEGYLKSYKGIIIIVSHDRYFLDNVVNKIVEIEDTESITYKGNYSSFVSQKEENMRIQYEHFREQQKKVNNMENQVKSLRDWAMRADNNKFFRRAASIQKKLDKMERIDKPVFERKNMRLDLKVAERSGNETIKAIELSKSYHDKVIFKDANLMIHYGERVGLIGPNGSGKTTFLRMLLGEEQPDQGVIELGANVMAAYLPQKITFKNEEHTVLEAFREDISILEGKAREYLAKFMFFKKSPFKKVMHLSGGERIRLKLAMLLYQDINLLILDEPTNHLDIDSIETLEEALEDFKGTIFFISHDRYFINKIAERVIALEDNGFKCYQGDYDYYKSQQPKEIPIVNREKDKKQRNKPESLNQEELMANALKRIESLEKEIKAIDLAMSNDQIEYEELTMLYSKKIELSKELDSVMELWLS, encoded by the coding sequence ATGTTAGAAATGAAATTGCATGGCGTTAAAAAATTTATGGAAGCCACTCTTGTGGTTAAAAATATAACGTTTGAAGCATATGAAGGAGATAAGGTTGGAATTGTCGGTGCCAATGGAAGCGGCAAGAGCACCATTCTTAAACTAATCGCGGGATTCGAGAAGATGCATTATTATCCAGGCTACCCGCAAACTTCAAGCCCTGGGTATGATGAAGGACTAATTAACCTGCCAAGAGGAGCGTCTAAGGCATACCTTGAACAATCCCCTGTTTATCCGGAAGGGTTAAGAGTCATTGATGTCCTAAACTTGGCCTTTGAGGAGATAGTCTGCATCGAGAACCAAATGCGGGAATTAGAGATTCAAATGAAAATGCTGGAGGATAATGCCCTGGAAAAAGCCTTAAAAAAATATAGTGATCTGGTTGAGCTTTTTGAAGTAAAAGGCGGATACGAGCGTGAAGAGAAATTAAGCAAGGTTTGTACTGGTCTTAATTTTACCGAGAGCTTTTTAAATAAGGATTTTGATTTATTAAGCGGCGGTGAAAAAACTACCGTCGTGCTTGGAAAACTTTTGATTCATAATCCGGATATTTTGCTGCTGGATGAACCGACCAATCATCTAGATATGGAAGCCATAGAATGGCTGGAAGGTTATCTAAAAAGCTACAAGGGAATCATCATTATCGTATCCCACGACCGATACTTTTTGGATAATGTTGTAAATAAAATTGTGGAAATAGAGGATACTGAATCCATTACTTATAAGGGTAACTATTCTTCATTTGTCAGCCAAAAAGAAGAAAATATGCGGATTCAATATGAGCATTTTCGAGAACAGCAGAAAAAAGTAAATAATATGGAAAATCAAGTTAAAAGTCTGAGAGACTGGGCAATGCGGGCTGATAATAATAAATTCTTCAGAAGAGCGGCAAGTATTCAAAAAAAGCTCGATAAGATGGAACGAATTGATAAACCCGTTTTTGAACGGAAGAATATGAGATTGGATCTGAAAGTGGCCGAACGCTCGGGAAATGAAACCATCAAGGCGATTGAACTGTCCAAAAGTTATCACGATAAAGTAATCTTTAAGGATGCAAATTTAATGATTCATTATGGTGAAAGGGTCGGACTGATCGGGCCAAATGGAAGTGGAAAAACCACCTTCCTAAGAATGCTTTTAGGAGAAGAGCAGCCTGATCAAGGTGTTATTGAATTAGGTGCGAATGTGATGGCAGCCTATTTACCTCAAAAAATCACCTTTAAAAATGAAGAGCACACAGTGCTAGAGGCATTCAGAGAGGATATATCCATTCTAGAAGGAAAAGCGAGGGAATACTTGGCAAAATTTATGTTCTTTAAAAAGAGTCCCTTTAAAAAAGTTATGCACTTGTCAGGCGGCGAGCGGATAAGGCTAAAGCTTGCCATGCTTCTCTATCAAGACATAAATTTATTAATCCTCGATGAACCGACTAATCATCTTGATATTGACTCTATCGAAACCCTTGAGGAAGCACTTGAAGACTTTAAGGGTACGATATTCTTTATTTCTCATGATCGTTATTTTATTAATAAAATCGCTGAAAGAGTTATTGCTTTGGAGGATAATGGCTTTAAATGCTATCAGGGAGATTACGATTATTATAAAAGTCAGCAGCCTAAGGAAATCCCAATCGTAAATCGTGAAAAAGATAAGAAACAAAGAAATAAACCCGAAAGTTTAAACCAAGAAGAGTTAATGGCTAATGCGCTGAAAAGGATTGAAAGCCTTGAAAAAGAAATAAAAGCGATAGACTTGGCCATGTCCAACGACCAAATCGAATATGAGGAGCTTACAATGCTTTATTCTAAAAAAATTGAATTAAGTAAAGAATTGGATTCAGTGATGGAATTGTGGTTAAGTTAA
- a CDS encoding efflux RND transporter periplasmic adaptor subunit, with the protein MKKKVWIWVAVIAGILVIASTGTYLYAKAGTEPVSNDSGVMSVSVQKVSEQELVESILVTGKIVPESEQKVFLEPEKGEISEFKVAENQAVKAGDPLLIYNSSKIDSELNRAVREKELLQSRGKTEQSQISDLTKRLAEAKKKMETQVPSAEGQTEGIPTQEDVNQLANEKVQQEMQYESTKSEITSAEDRIKELNAQKNEMTIVSKMDGIIVKVNQNVANTEAGAAEPVIHIISSQPYKVIGSMSEFDTVKIKEGQPVIIRPKVFKDREWNGAVESVSQFPNAEGGGGEGFEGGGGAGNVTMYPFKVVITDDTSELRQGFHVSLEIKAGDSTKKIAIPHPALMDEAGIKIVYVLKDGTLERREVQTGVMNDAFIEITSGVTPGELVVLTPTGEMHDGMEVTSYDEVK; encoded by the coding sequence GTGAAAAAAAAGGTATGGATTTGGGTAGCAGTTATTGCGGGAATACTTGTCATTGCGAGCACGGGTACATATTTATATGCGAAAGCAGGGACAGAACCAGTAAGTAATGATAGCGGTGTCATGAGTGTAAGTGTCCAAAAGGTTAGTGAACAAGAATTGGTAGAATCCATTCTTGTTACGGGTAAAATTGTCCCGGAAAGTGAGCAAAAAGTCTTTTTAGAACCTGAAAAAGGGGAAATCAGTGAATTTAAAGTGGCGGAGAACCAGGCAGTCAAAGCTGGAGACCCACTATTAATCTATAATTCTTCAAAAATAGATAGCGAACTTAATAGAGCAGTCCGTGAGAAGGAATTGCTGCAAAGTAGAGGGAAAACAGAACAAAGCCAAATTTCCGATTTAACGAAGCGCTTAGCCGAAGCTAAAAAGAAGATGGAGACGCAGGTTCCTTCAGCAGAAGGGCAAACTGAAGGCATACCGACACAAGAAGACGTAAACCAGCTAGCGAATGAAAAGGTCCAACAAGAAATGCAATATGAAAGTACAAAGTCGGAAATTACCTCGGCTGAAGACAGAATAAAGGAATTAAACGCACAGAAAAATGAAATGACGATTGTTAGCAAAATGGATGGGATTATAGTAAAGGTTAATCAAAATGTTGCAAATACTGAGGCAGGAGCAGCAGAACCTGTCATTCACATTATTTCAAGTCAACCCTATAAAGTTATTGGGTCGATGAGCGAATTCGACACAGTCAAGATTAAAGAAGGACAACCGGTTATTATTCGTCCAAAAGTGTTTAAAGACCGTGAATGGAATGGTGCGGTTGAATCTGTTTCACAATTCCCCAATGCTGAAGGCGGCGGCGGTGAAGGATTTGAAGGCGGCGGGGGAGCTGGAAATGTGACCATGTATCCTTTTAAAGTAGTTATTACAGATGATACCTCCGAGCTGCGTCAAGGTTTCCACGTTTCTTTAGAAATAAAAGCTGGTGATTCCACCAAAAAGATTGCAATCCCGCATCCTGCCTTAATGGATGAAGCTGGGATCAAAATAGTATATGTTTTAAAAGATGGAACATTAGAAAGACGTGAAGTTCAAACAGGGGTTATGAATGATGCCTTTATTGAAATTACATCAGGAGTTACACCTGGAGAACTTGTGGTCCTGACACCAACTGGAGAAATGCATGATGGAATGGAAGTGACCTCCTATGATGAAGTTAAGTGA
- a CDS encoding NlpC/P60 family protein gives MIKKLLKYTAAAFILATTLQVTPAFANPVTNGQIDATKEQINDFETKIQQLDNRISLAMEKSRELNESIGTQQGKIEETEAEIAKAETALENHKKVYSERLKSIQLKGNQSVVTYAELLLSSGSVSEFFNRFTAISQIIESDTELLDGLNLKEQTLIEAKEQLHTQINQLKQSQLELAAEQQQIEKDKEQIEKDLAAAQGTLQAQLAQQEAEQRALLAQQAAEQAQQQPQQQSLVTATPTFTPAPAQAPSTPAANAASSATANAVIANAKQYLGVPYVWGGSTPSGFDCSGFVSYVYRSVGISLPRTSSAQQNVGTRISLNQLQPGDLVFKGMPAYHVGIYIGGGQYIHAPQTGDVVKIAPFNPSKFSTASRVLR, from the coding sequence ATGATAAAAAAATTATTAAAATATACCGCAGCAGCTTTCATCCTTGCCACTACTTTACAAGTAACACCTGCTTTTGCAAATCCAGTAACAAACGGCCAAATCGATGCTACTAAGGAACAAATAAATGACTTTGAAACCAAGATTCAACAATTGGACAACCGAATTAGTTTAGCAATGGAGAAGAGCCGAGAACTAAATGAAAGTATTGGTACTCAACAAGGTAAAATTGAAGAAACCGAGGCTGAAATTGCCAAAGCTGAAACCGCTTTAGAGAATCATAAAAAGGTCTATTCAGAACGACTAAAAAGCATTCAATTAAAAGGAAATCAGTCTGTCGTTACATATGCAGAACTTTTGCTTTCATCTGGCAGCGTTTCTGAGTTTTTTAATCGTTTTACTGCCATTTCGCAGATTATCGAAAGTGATACAGAGTTACTCGACGGTTTAAATCTGAAAGAACAAACCTTAATAGAAGCAAAGGAACAATTACATACTCAGATCAACCAATTAAAACAGAGCCAACTGGAATTAGCCGCTGAACAACAACAGATTGAAAAAGATAAAGAACAAATCGAAAAAGATTTAGCTGCTGCACAGGGCACATTACAGGCTCAACTGGCTCAACAAGAGGCTGAACAACGGGCTTTATTAGCCCAGCAGGCTGCTGAGCAAGCTCAACAACAGCCACAGCAGCAATCTTTAGTAACGGCCACACCAACTTTTACACCAGCACCAGCACAAGCACCATCAACACCTGCTGCAAATGCAGCAAGCTCTGCAACGGCAAATGCGGTTATTGCCAATGCTAAACAATATTTAGGTGTACCTTATGTATGGGGTGGATCAACGCCAAGCGGATTTGACTGCTCCGGATTTGTTTCATATGTGTATCGATCCGTTGGCATTAGTCTTCCTAGAACGTCTAGCGCTCAGCAAAATGTTGGAACAAGAATTTCATTGAATCAACTGCAGCCAGGAGATTTAGTGTTCAAGGGAATGCCAGCCTATCATGTAGGCATTTATATCGGGGGAGGACAATATATTCATGCCCCGCAAACGGGTGATGTAGTGAAAATTGCTCCATTTAATCCGTCTAAATTTTCAACTGCTTCTAGAGTCTTACGTTAG
- a CDS encoding protein adenylyltransferase SelO, whose translation MTKDLNQSGWNFDNSYSRLPQTFFTSQNPTPVRSPKIAVFNKQLAASLGLNVETLQSEDGAAVFGGNHIPDGASPLAQAYAGHQFGHFTMLGDGRAVLLGEQITPTGERFDIQLKGSGRTPYSRGGDGRAALGPMLREYIISEAMHGLGIPTTRSLTVVTTGEEIARESYLPGAILTRVAASHLRVGTFQYAARWGSEEELRQLADYAIKRHYPEIEDDENKYLTFLQEVIKRQAMLITKWQLVGFIHGVMNTDNMTISGETIDYGPCAFMDTFDPATVFSSIDREGRYAYGNQPNIGVWNLARLAEALLPLLHENQEEAVTLAQDKLSDFAQLFESNWLEGMRAKLGLFNEEEEDKPLIKDLLDMMQKQRADYTNTFRALTIDKPEDTNLYGTTEFTEWQKRWEERLGRQQESMDASKMLMRNSNPAVIPRNHRVEEALEAANNGDYSVMERLLEALSNPYSHTPDQEDYTTLPAPSPRPYRTFCGT comes from the coding sequence ATGACAAAGGATTTAAATCAATCAGGATGGAATTTTGATAATAGTTATTCGCGTTTGCCGCAAACTTTTTTTACCAGCCAGAACCCAACACCAGTACGTTCACCAAAGATAGCTGTCTTTAATAAACAGCTGGCGGCATCACTTGGTTTGAATGTAGAAACCTTGCAAAGTGAAGATGGTGCAGCTGTTTTCGGAGGTAATCATATACCGGATGGCGCATCGCCACTTGCACAAGCATATGCGGGACACCAATTTGGACATTTTACAATGTTAGGGGACGGTCGTGCTGTACTTCTTGGAGAACAGATAACACCCACAGGTGAGCGGTTTGATATTCAGCTTAAGGGTTCAGGAAGAACACCTTACTCACGCGGGGGCGATGGTCGGGCGGCACTCGGACCGATGCTGCGTGAATATATTATCTCAGAAGCCATGCATGGTTTAGGTATTCCTACCACTCGCAGTTTAACGGTGGTAACAACAGGGGAAGAAATAGCCCGTGAATCCTATTTGCCCGGTGCCATTTTAACTCGCGTAGCTGCTAGTCATCTGCGTGTTGGTACCTTTCAGTATGCAGCCAGATGGGGCAGCGAAGAGGAACTGCGCCAGCTTGCAGACTATGCAATAAAACGCCATTATCCTGAAATTGAAGACGACGAAAACAAATACCTTACATTTCTTCAGGAAGTGATTAAACGTCAAGCGATGTTGATTACTAAATGGCAGTTAGTCGGTTTTATTCATGGGGTCATGAACACCGATAACATGACCATTAGTGGAGAAACCATCGATTATGGTCCTTGTGCCTTCATGGATACCTTTGACCCAGCTACTGTGTTCAGTTCTATTGACAGAGAAGGCAGGTATGCATATGGTAATCAACCGAATATTGGTGTCTGGAATTTAGCCAGGTTAGCTGAAGCTCTGCTGCCGCTGTTGCATGAGAATCAGGAGGAGGCAGTTACGCTCGCACAAGATAAGCTCTCTGACTTTGCTCAGCTTTTTGAATCAAATTGGCTAGAGGGAATGCGAGCGAAATTAGGTTTGTTTAATGAAGAGGAAGAAGATAAACCCCTTATTAAAGATCTTCTAGATATGATGCAGAAGCAGCGTGCTGACTATACGAATACCTTCCGTGCCTTAACTATTGATAAACCAGAGGATACAAACCTGTATGGAACAACAGAATTCACCGAGTGGCAAAAGCGGTGGGAGGAAAGACTAGGAAGACAGCAAGAATCTATGGACGCCTCCAAAATGTTAATGAGAAACAGTAATCCAGCGGTAATACCAAGGAATCACCGCGTAGAGGAAGCACTAGAAGCAGCAAATAATGGAGATTATAGTGTAATGGAGAGGCTTTTGGAGGCATTATCCAATCCCTATTCGCACACTCCAGATCAAGAAGATTACACTACTTTGCCAGCACCATCACCTCGTCCATATCGAACCTTCTGCGGAACTTAA
- a CDS encoding ABC transporter ATP-binding protein — protein sequence MMKLSDITKVYGKGSLEVPVLHGIDLTIEDGEFVAIMGPSGSGKSTLMNIIGFLDYPSSGTYELNGEQIASAKESILAKLRNEHVGFVFQQFFMFPRDNAIKNVASPLVYAGVSKRERTSRAKDLLVKVGLGDRMKHLPNQLSGGQKQRVAIARALVNNPTILLADEPTGALDSNTSEQIMKLFTQLNEEGKTVIIVTHEEEIAAYAKRIITIKDGRITDDRRVTS from the coding sequence ATGATGAAGTTAAGTGATATTACAAAAGTATATGGCAAGGGTTCTTTAGAGGTCCCTGTACTTCATGGTATTGATTTAACGATAGAAGATGGAGAGTTTGTCGCTATTATGGGCCCTTCTGGATCAGGTAAATCCACCTTGATGAATATCATTGGATTCCTAGATTATCCATCTTCGGGTACATACGAATTAAATGGGGAACAAATCGCTTCCGCAAAAGAGAGCATTCTTGCAAAGCTAAGGAATGAACATGTCGGTTTTGTTTTTCAACAATTCTTTATGTTTCCAAGAGACAACGCCATTAAAAATGTAGCCTCACCGCTTGTATATGCTGGGGTTTCCAAACGTGAAAGAACATCGAGAGCAAAAGACCTACTAGTAAAGGTAGGCCTAGGTGATCGAATGAAGCATTTACCAAATCAATTGTCTGGAGGTCAGAAGCAGCGTGTGGCAATCGCTAGAGCGCTGGTGAATAATCCTACTATTCTCTTAGCCGATGAACCGACCGGTGCGCTTGATTCGAATACGAGCGAACAAATAATGAAGCTTTTTACACAGCTCAATGAAGAAGGAAAAACGGTGATCATAGTTACCCACGAAGAAGAAATAGCGGCATATGCAAAAAGAATTATT
- the metK gene encoding methionine adenosyltransferase, which translates to MYIKQSHLFTSESVTEGHPDKMCDQISDAILDAILLKDPNARVACETSVSSDLVVLSGEITTNDNVDFIKIVRDTIRYIGYTNSEFGLDADTCKILIALNKQSSDIAMGVNQALEAREGLMTEDEINQIGAGDQGLMFGFACNETEELMPLPIYLSHKLARRLAEVRKYGLVEYLRPDGKVQVTVEYENAKPVRIDTIIISAQHRPEVGLEKIKNDLQRYVISYVVPPELIDESTKYYINPTGRFVIGGPKGDAGLTGRKIIVDTYGGFSRHGGGAFSGKDPTKVDRSAAYPARYVAKNIVAAGIANKCEIQLAYSIGVAVPVSIAVETFGTGIIEETKIVQLIRKYFDLRPAGIIRMLNLRQPIYFQTACYGHFGRTDIKLPWENTDRAELLKNEAEKIITEGS; encoded by the coding sequence ATGTATATAAAACAAAGTCACCTTTTTACATCAGAATCGGTTACTGAAGGTCATCCAGATAAAATGTGTGATCAAATTTCTGATGCTATTTTAGATGCCATTCTTTTGAAAGACCCAAATGCTCGTGTTGCATGTGAAACTTCAGTTAGTTCAGATTTAGTCGTTTTATCTGGAGAGATTACCACGAACGATAATGTCGATTTCATAAAAATAGTAAGAGACACCATTCGATATATCGGGTATACAAACTCAGAGTTTGGACTTGATGCTGATACTTGTAAGATTTTAATAGCGCTAAACAAGCAATCCTCTGATATAGCAATGGGAGTTAATCAAGCGCTAGAAGCCCGTGAAGGTTTAATGACCGAGGATGAAATAAACCAAATTGGTGCAGGTGATCAAGGGCTTATGTTTGGTTTTGCTTGCAATGAAACGGAAGAATTAATGCCATTGCCAATTTACCTGTCCCATAAACTTGCTAGACGTTTAGCAGAAGTTCGGAAATATGGTTTGGTAGAGTATTTACGTCCAGATGGAAAAGTGCAGGTTACAGTGGAATACGAAAATGCAAAGCCTGTTCGAATTGACACCATTATTATTTCTGCGCAACATAGACCTGAAGTAGGGTTAGAAAAAATAAAAAATGATTTGCAAAGATATGTCATTTCTTACGTGGTGCCACCAGAATTGATTGATGAAAGCACAAAATATTATATAAATCCAACTGGTCGATTCGTGATTGGTGGACCAAAGGGTGATGCAGGTTTGACGGGGCGTAAAATTATCGTTGATACGTATGGCGGATTTTCCCGTCACGGAGGAGGTGCTTTTTCGGGAAAAGACCCAACTAAGGTTGACCGTTCTGCAGCCTATCCAGCACGTTATGTAGCAAAAAATATTGTTGCGGCAGGGATTGCAAATAAATGTGAAATTCAACTGGCTTATTCTATTGGAGTAGCTGTACCTGTTTCAATAGCTGTTGAAACGTTTGGTACCGGGATAATAGAAGAGACTAAAATTGTCCAACTTATAAGAAAATATTTTGACCTCCGCCCTGCAGGAATCATTCGTATGTTAAATCTTAGGCAGCCTATTTATTTTCAAACTGCTTGCTACGGCCACTTTGGAAGAACAGATATTAAATTACCGTGGGAAAACACAGATAGAGCAGAGTTATTAAAAAATGAAGCAGAAAAAATAATCACTGAGGGATCATGA